GGCCTCAGACGCGGACCACGACGCCCAGGACGAAGAGTTCCGCCGCCTCGAGCGGGAAGCCCGCGAACGCGCGGCCTCGAGCCGCCTCGAGGACCTCAAGCGCCGCATGCGCTGAGCTGGCACGGCAACACGGCACTCCCCGCCCCGTCGCGGGGGCGAGGCCCCCGTGCTGCCGGCCGAGGCCCCTGCTACGAGGCTGCGCCAGACCCCTCCCCAACCTCGCGGCGCCTATCGCTCGCCCCCGGAACCTGCGGCCCGGGCTCGCTCCAGCAGTGGCGCGGCCACCTTGAGCAGCGGCCGCGTTTCGTCCGTCGGGTCCCCCGGCGCCAGCACCGTCCCGCTGGTGAAGCTCCCCGGCGCGGGCGGAGCCAGCACCACGGCGAGCTTCAGGACCGCGGAGTCCCCGGGCGCGAGCCGCAAGGGCCCGGCTGCTACGGCTGCGCGCAGGTCCTCCGGCCTGTCGGGCAGGTATCCTATGCCGGGGTCCGCGTGATTCGGCGCCGCCGTGTGCGTCCCATTCAGCCACCTCAGCCCCGACTCCTCGCGCACCCCGGTGGTCGAACCCAGGCCGGCCCTCCACTCCAGGGCCTTAGGCCACCCCGTAAGCACCAGTCGCGTCCCGGCAGGCGCCTCGAGCACGCCCACCCCCACCAGCCCCGGGCGGTCCACCCACTCCGTCTCGAAAGCCGGCTCGCGGAAATCACTGTCGTAGACGAACGCCAGCTTATCCGCCGGCGAGTAGCTCAGCAGGTCGTCTTCCGAGAACCCGATGTCCGCGTCCAGGGCCATTCCTATATAGGCGTCCTCATAGGTGATGCCCGCCGCGGGCACGACCGGGTCCATCGCCCGGTAGCTCGGCCGGTCGCTCACGTTGCGGAACACCAGCCGCACGATCACCACGTCCTCGAGGCCCGGGCGCGTGCTCAGCTCCTGGTGGATGGCGAGTCCCCGCACAGTGCGCAGCGGCAGCGTCGCGGGCGGCGGCAGCACCCACGTCGACTGCTCCAGCCTGAATGAGCCACTGCCACCATCGAGCACCGGCTCCGGCCGGCCAGCCAGGTACTCCCAGTCGTAGGGGCCCAACGCCACTGCGCCGCCCGACCCCCGCACCACGCCGCCAAAGACCGGCGAACCCGTCGACAGGTAGCTGTTCGAGCTCGGCGTCGGCCAGAAGAGCCCGCCGCCGATGCCGTTGAGGAAGAACAGGGTGCCGGACGGGTTGGTGGCGAAGCGCACGCGGTTGGGCGCCTGGTAGGTTGTCAGCGCGCGCCAGCATGG
The genomic region above belongs to Gemmatimonadota bacterium and contains:
- a CDS encoding PEGA domain-containing protein, coding for MASRRVLLAIVLLLGLGGCREADRPLGPVTSGPLLVDSDPAGAQIVVDGQATGRVTPDTLRQLEVGPHTITVRLERGAKVYGFSARVETMRDTALRVFGPLVLRCTAEPCWRALTTYQAPNRVRFATNPSGTLFFLNGIGGGLFWPTPSSNSYLSTGSPVFGGVVRGSGGAVALGPYDWEYLAGRPEPVLDGGSGSFRLEQSTWVLPPPATLPLRTVRGLAIHQELSTRPGLEDVVIVRLVFRNVSDRPSYRAMDPVVPAAGITYEDAYIGMALDADIGFSEDDLLSYSPADKLAFVYDSDFREPAFETEWVDRPGLVGVGVLEAPAGTRLVLTGWPKALEWRAGLGSTTGVREESGLRWLNGTHTAAPNHADPGIGYLPDRPEDLRAAVAAGPLRLAPGDSAVLKLAVVLAPPAPGSFTSGTVLAPGDPTDETRPLLKVAAPLLERARAAGSGGER